A window of the Thermodesulfovibrionia bacterium genome harbors these coding sequences:
- a CDS encoding cation diffusion facilitator family transporter, with the protein MILNNSTTDRSSLTRFAWLSIAAALVTMALKTIAYLLTGSVGLLSDAMESLVNLAGAIMALSMLTIAARPADEDHTYGHGKAEYFSSGVEGTLILIAAVSIAVAAVPRFISPRPIEQIGLGMIISVAASLVNFFVALILLKAGKRHHSITLKANAHHLMTDVWTSGGVLIGVGAVAVTGWERLDPVVAIIVAGNIVWSGFRIVRESMSGLMDAALPAKEQEMVKKALEPYLHDGVEYHAIRTRQAGSRKFVSLHVLVPGLWTVERGHHLLECIEADIRSALPNVTVFTHLESLHDPASYEDMHLDRCEKSSVEDTGEKQG; encoded by the coding sequence ATGATATTAAACAATTCAACTACAGACCGTTCATCTCTTACGCGCTTTGCATGGCTCTCGATCGCTGCTGCTCTCGTCACAATGGCGCTCAAGACCATAGCGTATCTTCTGACAGGTTCGGTAGGCCTGCTTTCTGATGCGATGGAGTCGCTTGTGAACCTTGCCGGCGCTATCATGGCTTTATCAATGCTTACGATAGCAGCGCGGCCTGCTGATGAAGATCACACCTACGGACACGGCAAGGCTGAATATTTTTCGAGCGGGGTTGAAGGCACGCTTATCCTTATAGCGGCTGTAAGCATCGCTGTAGCAGCTGTGCCGAGGTTTATCTCGCCAAGGCCCATTGAGCAGATCGGATTGGGAATGATCATTTCGGTCGCGGCATCTCTTGTCAACTTTTTCGTTGCGCTTATCCTGCTGAAGGCAGGCAAACGCCATCACTCGATCACCCTCAAGGCGAACGCTCATCACCTTATGACGGATGTGTGGACTTCAGGCGGTGTGCTTATCGGAGTCGGCGCAGTAGCAGTGACCGGATGGGAACGCCTCGACCCTGTTGTCGCCATAATTGTCGCGGGTAATATCGTCTGGTCAGGGTTTCGCATAGTTCGTGAGTCCATGTCAGGGTTAATGGATGCAGCGCTTCCTGCAAAGGAACAGGAAATGGTAAAAAAAGCTCTGGAACCTTATCTGCATGACGGGGTTGAATACCACGCCATACGCACCCGCCAGGCAGGGTCGCGCAAATTTGTTTCGCTCCATGTGCTAGTTCCCGGCTTGTGGACGGTCGAGCGCGGCCATCATCTCCTGGAATGCATAGAGGCAGACATCCGCAGCGCACTGCCGAATGTCACTGTCTTTACCCATCTGGAATCACTGCATGACCCTGCTTCATATGAAGATATGCATCTGGACCGGTGTGAAAAATCATCTGTTGAGGATACCGGGGAAAAGCAGGGGTAA
- a CDS encoding iron-sulfur cluster assembly accessory protein, whose translation MLTISDVAVEKAKEILSAEGKDNFGLRLYMAGSSCCGPSFGIDVVETPEDGDSVVEKGGLKVFVDPSASAKLMGMELDFIDDGDKQGFMFTGNPPASSCGSGSGSGCSSCG comes from the coding sequence ATGTTGACCATTTCAGATGTGGCAGTTGAAAAAGCAAAAGAGATACTTTCTGCAGAGGGAAAAGATAATTTCGGATTGAGGCTGTATATGGCAGGAAGCAGCTGCTGCGGGCCTTCTTTTGGAATAGATGTTGTTGAAACCCCTGAAGACGGTGACTCAGTTGTAGAGAAAGGCGGGCTTAAGGTCTTTGTTGATCCATCCGCGTCAGCAAAGCTTATGGGCATGGAGCTGGACTTTATTGATGACGGCGACAAACAGGGATTCATGTTCACCGGCAATCCCCCTGCATCATCATGCGGCTCAGGCTCAGGTTCAGGCTGCAGCAGCTGCGGCTAA
- the ccsA gene encoding cytochrome c biogenesis protein CcsA, translated as MHIVLILSFGAYLFALFIRPLLFLGILLQSGYILWRASELERLPLVGPHDTMVFLAASIAAFALPFCSKIKNSRVFHNLIVVSAALLTVLALIYEPRNIPLPPVLKTFWFETHVVLAFMSYALFGVASVLGYVYLKDNEAMTEGLQYRAILIAYCLFTLSMIFGGIWAYLAWGNYWLWTPKELWTSILWIFYSFYLHARLRQWWTGRPAAILGIAGFGVVMFTYLGVSLLMKSSHSF; from the coding sequence ATGCATATAGTCTTGATATTATCTTTCGGGGCATATCTTTTCGCGCTATTCATAAGGCCGCTTCTTTTCCTCGGGATCCTTCTTCAGTCAGGATATATATTATGGAGGGCGTCTGAGCTTGAAAGGCTTCCGCTTGTTGGCCCGCATGACACAATGGTTTTTTTAGCCGCGTCTATCGCGGCATTTGCGCTGCCTTTCTGCAGTAAGATAAAGAACAGCAGGGTGTTCCATAATCTTATCGTTGTTTCAGCGGCATTATTAACAGTTCTTGCGCTTATCTACGAGCCGCGCAACATCCCGCTTCCTCCTGTGCTTAAGACCTTCTGGTTTGAGACACACGTTGTGCTTGCCTTTATGTCTTACGCGCTTTTCGGAGTCGCGTCAGTGCTTGGTTATGTATATCTCAAAGACAATGAAGCTATGACCGAGGGCTTACAGTACAGGGCGATACTTATCGCGTATTGCCTATTTACATTGTCCATGATATTCGGCGGTATATGGGCTTATCTTGCGTGGGGGAATTACTGGCTCTGGACGCCCAAGGAACTCTGGACAAGCATTCTATGGATATTCTACAGCTTTTATCTTCACGCGCGCCTTAGGCAGTGGTGGACAGGAAGGCCTGCAGCCATCCTCGGCATAGCCGGGTTCGGAGTGGTCATGTTTACATATCTCGGGGTAAGCCTCTTAATGAAGAGCTCGCATAGTTTCTGA
- a CDS encoding glycosyltransferase family 2 protein: MKTTVIIPALNEEETLPKVLADMPHGIINEVIVVDNGSSDRTALIAKDWGATVLFESRRGYGYPCLRAIEYLKTAPPDVVVFVDGNYSDHPSEIPKLLRPIEKDGYDMVLGSRVMGECEKGALRPPVLFGNWLATTLMRLFYGFRYTDLGPFRAVRFDKLLALDVKDNLGWTLEMQIKAVKKRYKILEVPVSYRKGEGKSKLTGNIKGIFKVGFKILWNIFKYLFTN, from the coding sequence ATGAAGACTACAGTAATCATCCCGGCGCTGAATGAGGAAGAGACTCTCCCGAAAGTCCTTGCGGACATGCCTCACGGCATAATAAACGAGGTGATAGTTGTTGATAATGGGAGCTCTGACAGGACCGCTCTCATAGCAAAAGATTGGGGCGCTACTGTGCTCTTTGAGTCAAGAAGAGGCTATGGCTATCCCTGTCTCAGGGCGATCGAATACCTGAAGACAGCCCCGCCTGATGTCGTGGTCTTTGTTGACGGAAACTACAGCGACCATCCTTCAGAGATACCAAAACTACTTAGGCCCATTGAGAAAGACGGGTATGACATGGTGCTCGGGTCAAGGGTTATGGGAGAATGTGAAAAGGGCGCGCTCCGGCCGCCTGTGCTCTTCGGCAACTGGCTTGCCACAACACTGATGAGGCTATTTTACGGTTTCAGATACACTGACCTCGGCCCGTTCAGGGCTGTAAGGTTTGATAAGCTCCTTGCCCTTGATGTCAAAGACAATCTCGGCTGGACGCTTGAGATGCAGATAAAGGCTGTGAAGAAAAGATACAAGATTCTTGAGGTTCCTGTAAGTTACCGGAAAGGCGAGGGGAAATCCAAGCTGACAGGAAATATAAAGGGAATATTCAAGGTCGGGTTCAAGATACTCTGGAATATCTTCAAATACCTTTTTACGAATTGA